From a region of the Salinispira pacifica genome:
- the polA gene encoding DNA polymerase I produces the protein MKTPLYLIDGYALIFRSYFAFIRTPLTTSGGVNISALHGFTRILLNILRDYSPEYLAVALDSRTPTFRDEMFEDYKKTRDKTPEDLKAQFPIIETLLKEFHIPTVRRNGMEADDIIASLARSCSAEGRPCFIVSGDKDLYQLVDEHVRILKPSRSGGFEELDGEGVFQDKGVHPDQIIDYLALLGDSADNVPGVKGIGQKTAEKLLGQYESLDGIYDHLEDIQSANWKKKLSEGRESAFLSKKLVILKDDLDFEFTLDDLTLESLDGGSAAELLKKYEIQNLSKEIQKVNGSSPGKESPFYGMGEIGGPEMDPGGGMLEEDLSSGSPGPGDQAPADGMDKEAREKREALNARIGDMEQDFSSLEARYELVTDAEGLRNWVDRCMNAGEYAFDTETDSLDALDAQLCGFSLSCTPGEACYVPLRSPGNTPHLDESTALSILKPLLENPEYRLAGQNIKYDYCIMARRDVVMANPWFDTMIAAWLIDTTANSYGMDALAEQYLGYTTGKLIPLYEEITGEKVTKARANSIDFARIPLDRALDYAAEDADITLRLSRILGLYLERADLNPGAKQTALFHDLEMPLVPVLGDMEMRGIMLDTPALRKYSTELEEQLEEITGDIYEMVGHEFNIASTKQLQEVLFQERKLTPVKKTKTGYSTDTSVLEQLSKEDKVPELVLRHRTLSKLKSTYVDSLPLLIHEESGRLHSRFQQNGTATGRLSSHDPNLQNIPIRDEEGRKIREAFVPRDGCMFISADYSQIELVVLAHLSRDPGLVKAYNEGTDVHSLTASQIFQVKVDDVSSMQRRIAKSINFGVMYGMSAFRLSREIGISRNEAQEFIDAYFQTYSGIRRYIDDLVERTEKLGYVETMAGRRRSIPTISSSNKNERMGAQRIAVNTPIQGSAADIVKTAMLKVDAELKKQNLQTRLLLQVHDELIFEVPENELDGVEELLGRIMPGAVELSVPLSVNIERGASWGEMH, from the coding sequence CAGCCGTACGCCCACATTTCGGGACGAAATGTTTGAGGATTATAAAAAGACCCGGGACAAGACGCCGGAAGACCTGAAGGCGCAGTTTCCGATTATTGAAACCCTGCTGAAGGAATTCCATATCCCCACGGTGCGGCGAAACGGTATGGAGGCAGATGATATCATCGCCAGTCTGGCGCGGAGCTGTTCCGCCGAGGGACGCCCCTGTTTCATTGTGTCCGGCGATAAGGATCTGTATCAGCTGGTGGATGAACATGTACGCATCCTGAAGCCCTCCCGATCCGGAGGCTTTGAGGAATTGGATGGTGAAGGGGTGTTTCAGGATAAAGGGGTGCATCCCGATCAGATCATCGATTACCTTGCCCTGCTGGGTGACAGCGCGGACAATGTCCCCGGGGTGAAAGGTATCGGGCAGAAAACTGCGGAAAAGCTTCTGGGACAGTATGAGAGTCTGGACGGAATTTATGATCATCTGGAAGATATCCAATCCGCAAACTGGAAGAAGAAGCTCAGTGAAGGGCGCGAGAGCGCATTTCTCAGCAAAAAGCTGGTGATTCTCAAGGATGATCTGGATTTTGAGTTCACACTGGATGATTTAACCCTGGAAAGCCTGGACGGCGGTTCCGCCGCCGAATTATTGAAAAAGTACGAGATTCAGAATCTCAGTAAAGAGATTCAAAAAGTGAACGGCAGTTCGCCGGGCAAGGAATCGCCCTTTTACGGAATGGGGGAAATCGGCGGCCCGGAAATGGACCCCGGCGGCGGAATGCTTGAAGAGGACCTCTCCTCAGGAAGCCCCGGCCCGGGAGATCAGGCTCCTGCGGATGGGATGGATAAAGAGGCTCGGGAAAAACGTGAAGCCCTGAATGCCCGCATCGGCGACATGGAACAGGATTTCTCAAGCCTGGAAGCCCGGTACGAACTGGTAACGGATGCGGAAGGGCTTCGCAACTGGGTGGACCGCTGCATGAACGCCGGGGAGTATGCCTTCGACACCGAAACCGACAGCCTGGATGCCCTGGATGCACAATTGTGCGGTTTCAGCCTCAGCTGTACACCCGGAGAGGCCTGTTACGTGCCGTTGCGAAGCCCCGGAAACACCCCGCATCTGGATGAGTCTACGGCTCTTTCAATTCTCAAGCCTCTGCTGGAAAATCCCGAGTACCGCCTGGCGGGGCAGAATATCAAATACGATTACTGCATCATGGCCCGCAGGGATGTGGTGATGGCTAATCCCTGGTTTGACACCATGATAGCCGCCTGGCTCATTGATACCACCGCCAATTCCTACGGAATGGATGCCCTTGCGGAGCAGTATCTGGGCTATACCACCGGGAAACTGATTCCCCTGTACGAGGAAATAACCGGTGAAAAAGTGACCAAGGCCCGGGCGAACAGCATCGATTTTGCACGGATTCCCCTGGACCGGGCGCTGGATTATGCCGCCGAAGACGCGGATATCACCTTGAGGCTCTCCCGTATTCTGGGGCTGTACCTTGAACGGGCCGACTTGAATCCCGGGGCGAAGCAGACCGCCCTGTTTCATGACCTGGAGATGCCCCTTGTACCTGTGCTGGGCGACATGGAGATGAGGGGAATCATGCTGGACACCCCGGCACTCCGGAAATACAGCACAGAGCTTGAGGAACAGCTGGAGGAGATAACCGGGGATATTTACGAGATGGTGGGGCACGAGTTTAACATCGCCAGCACCAAACAACTGCAGGAAGTGCTGTTTCAGGAACGGAAACTCACTCCGGTAAAAAAAACCAAAACCGGGTATTCAACCGACACTTCAGTGCTTGAGCAGTTATCCAAGGAGGACAAAGTTCCTGAGCTGGTCCTCCGGCACCGGACACTCTCCAAGCTGAAATCCACCTATGTTGACAGTCTTCCCCTTCTCATCCATGAGGAGAGCGGACGGCTTCACAGCCGGTTTCAGCAGAACGGAACTGCCACCGGCCGCTTATCCAGCCACGACCCCAACCTGCAGAATATCCCCATCCGGGACGAGGAAGGGCGGAAGATCCGGGAAGCCTTTGTTCCAAGGGACGGATGCATGTTCATTTCTGCGGACTATTCCCAGATAGAGCTGGTGGTTCTTGCCCACTTATCCCGGGATCCGGGGCTGGTGAAGGCATATAATGAGGGCACGGACGTTCACTCTCTCACCGCCAGTCAGATCTTCCAGGTCAAGGTTGATGATGTGAGCTCAATGCAGCGCCGGATAGCCAAATCCATTAACTTCGGTGTGATGTACGGCATGAGCGCCTTCCGTCTATCCCGTGAAATCGGGATCAGCAGAAATGAAGCCCAGGAATTTATCGACGCGTATTTCCAGACCTATTCCGGCATTCGACGCTACATTGACGATCTGGTTGAGCGCACCGAAAAGCTGGGCTATGTGGAAACCATGGCCGGACGGCGCAGGAGCATCCCCACCATCTCCAGCTCAAATAAAAATGAGCGGATGGGGGCACAGCGGATTGCTGTGAACACCCCCATTCAGGGATCTGCAGCGGATATCGTGAAAACCGCCATGCTCAAGGTGGATGCTGAGCTGAAGAAACAGAATCTTCAAACCCGGCTGCTGCTGCAGGTTCACGATGAACTGATTTTTGAGGTCCCTGAAAATGAACTGGACGGAGTGGAAGAACTGCTGGGCAGAATCATGCCGGGAGCCGTGGAGCTTTCGGTTCCCCTTTCCGTGAACATTGAGCGGGGCGCCAGCTGGGGAGAAATGCATTGA
- the coaE gene encoding dephospho-CoA kinase (Dephospho-CoA kinase (CoaE) performs the final step in coenzyme A biosynthesis.): MREEEANSDCPVLGITGPYCSGKSTLAQELTRRGWVQIEVDRLGHESLARKKNEIVTEFGSAVLSPDGTSVDRKKLGSLVFSDPRRLEQLENIVHPDMKARSEELIREYRQSQDLPTGILLNAAILFKMELESLCDAVIWVSAPLPLRIIRARKRDGLSWKELFRRFSAQKKLRPQLAPGNVDMYKVDNLQKGRAVRRIERIVRDRLWNRTKPT; this comes from the coding sequence TTGAGAGAAGAGGAAGCTAACTCAGATTGTCCGGTACTGGGAATTACCGGCCCCTATTGTTCCGGCAAATCCACCCTGGCACAGGAGCTCACCCGGCGGGGCTGGGTGCAGATTGAAGTTGACAGATTGGGTCATGAGAGTCTCGCCAGGAAAAAAAATGAAATTGTCACCGAATTCGGTTCCGCGGTGCTCAGTCCAGACGGAACCAGTGTGGACCGGAAAAAGCTGGGATCCCTGGTATTCTCCGATCCCCGCCGCCTGGAACAGCTTGAGAACATCGTGCACCCCGACATGAAAGCCCGAAGCGAAGAACTCATTCGAGAGTACCGGCAGTCGCAAGATCTCCCGACGGGGATTCTGCTGAATGCAGCCATCCTGTTCAAAATGGAGCTGGAGTCCCTCTGCGATGCGGTTATCTGGGTCAGTGCTCCTCTTCCTCTGCGGATTATCCGTGCACGGAAGAGGGACGGTCTGAGCTGGAAGGAATTATTCCGGAGATTTTCCGCCCAGAAAAAATTACGGCCTCAACTTGCGCCGGGAAATGTCGATATGTATAAAGTGGACAACCTTCAAAAAGGGAGAGCGGTTCGACGCATCGAACGCATTGTAAGGGACAGATTATGGAACAGAACAAAACCTACATAA
- a CDS encoding SPOR domain-containing protein has product MEQNKTYIIMLVITLVAAGLLASGLFLFSPRQEDARMAATDGPDVQPFLYINPEPDPGGQNVPGEDQDAESPESPVGEDGDTSDPGDGRAAGNETAAPDDEAAEQDQPLIFTQRQVYGRTGETRDDSPGASSVRSSESGRSSESGPGEETGRQSTSDDGAARAASGEAADDRGSSEETSRERSADEGSAGSPVGRTAQSSQSDGRSTDTPGVGAPSQDPVTVEEYWIQVFASPSIQSIEDARQALLEHGFGGKVSSVSRNDTLYYRLRYGPFLVEDEAEKFLSWITAMDEFSDAYISLEYNQR; this is encoded by the coding sequence ATGGAACAGAACAAAACCTACATAATCATGCTGGTAATAACCCTGGTGGCCGCAGGACTGCTGGCTTCAGGTCTGTTTCTTTTCTCTCCCCGGCAGGAAGACGCCCGGATGGCCGCAACAGACGGTCCGGACGTCCAGCCCTTTTTATATATCAATCCTGAACCGGATCCCGGCGGACAGAACGTGCCGGGCGAAGATCAGGATGCTGAATCCCCGGAATCCCCGGTCGGGGAAGACGGCGATACTTCTGATCCCGGTGACGGACGGGCTGCAGGCAATGAAACTGCTGCCCCAGATGATGAGGCCGCGGAACAGGATCAGCCCCTGATTTTTACCCAACGACAGGTGTACGGGCGAACCGGAGAAACCCGAGACGACTCTCCCGGTGCATCTTCTGTAAGGTCTTCAGAATCCGGCCGCTCCTCTGAATCCGGCCCCGGTGAGGAAACCGGACGGCAATCCACATCTGATGATGGAGCCGCCAGGGCTGCTTCCGGTGAAGCGGCAGATGACAGGGGATCCTCTGAGGAAACCTCAAGGGAACGCTCAGCGGATGAAGGCAGCGCAGGTTCGCCCGTTGGAAGAACGGCACAATCCAGTCAGAGTGATGGCCGGAGTACCGATACACCGGGAGTCGGAGCACCTTCCCAGGACCCGGTAACAGTGGAAGAATACTGGATCCAGGTATTTGCCAGCCCCAGCATTCAGAGCATTGAAGATGCCCGACAGGCGCTTCTGGAGCATGGTTTCGGAGGAAAGGTGAGCAGTGTGAGCAGAAACGACACCCTCTACTACCGCCTTCGCTACGGGCCGTTTCTGGTGGAAGATGAGGCGGAGAAATTTCTAAGCTGGATTACCGCCATGGACGAGTTTTCAGATGCCTACATATCACTTGAATATAATCAGCGTTAA
- the epsC gene encoding serine O-acetyltransferase EpsC, whose translation MDQLEKLTASLLESYDNIGGLNHIHGPNLPSRLSIQNIIDDLEGLIFPGYKCEEPLDTANIRYSIGERLNRVMKNLTKEITKSLCFQRRLDGDPYCMNDPGSGEIAKCRSDSEVLTVQILNQLPAIRSMVHKDVEAALKGDPASRSHEEVILSYPGVEAIMIHRVAHELWIRDIPLIPRMMSEHIHGKTGIDIHPGAQIGESFFIDHATGVVIGETTVIGKNVKIYQGVTIGALSVKKEEANTKRHPTIEDDVTIYSGATILGGKTVIGRNSIIGGNVWLTHSVPAGSRIYIRDPEHVIRNKYEHVQDFQI comes from the coding sequence ATGGACCAGCTAGAAAAACTCACCGCTTCCCTGTTGGAAAGCTATGACAATATCGGCGGCCTGAATCATATTCACGGTCCCAATCTCCCCAGCAGACTCAGCATTCAGAATATTATCGATGATCTTGAAGGCCTGATATTTCCAGGATACAAATGCGAAGAACCTCTGGATACCGCCAATATCCGCTATTCAATCGGAGAGCGGCTGAACCGGGTTATGAAAAATCTCACCAAGGAAATTACAAAAAGCCTCTGCTTTCAAAGAAGACTGGACGGCGATCCCTACTGCATGAATGATCCGGGAAGCGGTGAGATCGCAAAATGCAGAAGCGATTCCGAAGTACTCACGGTTCAGATACTCAATCAGCTTCCGGCAATCCGAAGCATGGTTCACAAGGATGTTGAAGCGGCCCTCAAGGGAGACCCCGCCAGCCGCTCCCATGAAGAGGTAATCCTTTCCTACCCGGGAGTAGAAGCAATCATGATCCACAGGGTTGCCCACGAACTCTGGATCAGGGATATTCCTCTGATCCCCAGGATGATGAGCGAACATATTCACGGAAAAACAGGAATAGATATTCACCCCGGCGCACAGATCGGTGAATCGTTCTTCATTGACCACGCCACTGGTGTGGTGATCGGGGAGACCACGGTGATCGGTAAAAACGTAAAAATATATCAGGGAGTCACCATTGGCGCGCTTTCGGTGAAAAAGGAAGAAGCCAATACCAAACGCCATCCGACAATTGAGGATGATGTAACCATCTACTCAGGCGCAACTATTCTGGGGGGCAAAACGGTAATCGGCAGAAATTCCATTATCGGAGGGAATGTGTGGCTAACCCATTCGGTCCCTGCTGGAAGCAGGATTTATATCCGGGATCCCGAACATGTGATCCGTAATAAATATGAACATGTTCAGGATTTTCAGATCTAG
- a CDS encoding VWA domain-containing protein — protein MNHVCPYYHDEDLIPEDLREILEERLTHTFTGHSSGTQEASHDTGGRARVSGHMHNPSRNAPTEDAQRLKALWELVDRVGDLAGGVRELVEENREMGLRLAHDTIHKIGHDFSHSNELTALEALKGLHTRLDAVPPARQFELIRARGLESPNTRRLAELLKQLSEPHPRESRNDGSTSEQLRLEAVKESLSTEIREDLKRYKYRVYRSLIRSKLPGLMSDLLEESRKLKDISRNMQHFFGISSAGWDLDNGVWQEVPWDIFEMSKQFLEDNPSVQRLADILGRGPGSRQGRQTHHKSVETLVEHRHREEEFLGKQEILGVEFGSDLNRLLPGEYGFLNEPDIEHRFYKELVDGELMVSQFRNREIRSRSNLSRETRQVEASEPLGPVVVALDTSGSMTGWPEQVAKALSLALVQICWGQKRRLFLILFSTEVREIDVSDIQAALPEFSALFSMEFRGGTDLRPALKSSIRKIRDDGYKNADLLIVSDFRVPKIMIKQHPAMESLRREGKNRIHALTIGQFPVEDQYNIFDSRWHYRISSKQMPLGITGLVEL, from the coding sequence ATGAATCATGTATGCCCCTATTATCATGATGAAGATCTCATTCCGGAGGATCTCCGGGAAATTCTGGAAGAGCGGCTGACCCACACCTTTACCGGCCATAGCTCCGGAACACAGGAAGCGTCTCACGACACCGGCGGCCGGGCCCGCGTGAGCGGGCATATGCATAACCCCAGCCGGAACGCCCCTACGGAAGATGCTCAACGGCTGAAGGCCCTGTGGGAGCTGGTTGACCGGGTGGGAGATCTTGCCGGCGGCGTACGGGAGCTGGTTGAGGAAAACCGGGAGATGGGTCTGCGGCTGGCCCACGACACCATCCATAAAATCGGGCACGATTTCTCCCATTCCAACGAACTCACCGCCCTGGAGGCTCTCAAAGGACTGCATACACGGCTGGATGCGGTGCCGCCTGCCCGGCAGTTCGAGCTGATTCGCGCCCGGGGCCTGGAAAGCCCCAACACCCGGAGACTGGCAGAACTTCTCAAACAGCTCAGCGAACCTCACCCCCGGGAATCCCGAAATGACGGAAGCACATCCGAACAGCTGCGGCTGGAGGCAGTGAAGGAAAGCCTGTCCACAGAGATCCGGGAAGACCTGAAACGTTACAAATACAGAGTATACCGGTCGCTTATCCGGAGCAAACTGCCGGGGCTCATGAGCGATCTTCTGGAAGAAAGCCGGAAGCTGAAGGATATCTCCAGAAACATGCAGCATTTCTTCGGCATCAGTTCCGCCGGCTGGGATCTGGATAACGGCGTATGGCAGGAAGTTCCCTGGGATATTTTTGAAATGAGCAAACAATTTCTGGAGGATAACCCCAGCGTACAGCGTCTGGCAGATATTCTGGGGAGAGGACCCGGAAGCCGGCAGGGACGGCAAACGCATCACAAAAGCGTAGAGACCCTGGTTGAACATCGCCACCGGGAGGAAGAGTTTCTTGGAAAACAGGAAATCCTGGGGGTTGAGTTCGGCAGCGATCTGAATCGCCTTCTTCCCGGAGAATACGGCTTTCTGAACGAACCTGATATAGAGCACCGGTTTTATAAAGAGCTGGTGGACGGGGAGCTGATGGTTTCGCAGTTCAGAAACCGTGAAATCCGCAGCCGCAGCAACCTGAGCCGGGAAACCCGCCAGGTGGAAGCCAGTGAACCCCTGGGACCTGTGGTGGTTGCCCTGGATACCAGCGGAAGCATGACCGGCTGGCCGGAGCAGGTGGCCAAGGCCTTGAGCCTGGCGCTGGTGCAGATCTGCTGGGGTCAAAAACGCCGACTCTTCCTCATCCTTTTCTCCACCGAGGTCCGTGAAATTGATGTGAGCGATATACAGGCGGCACTCCCGGAATTCAGTGCGCTTTTTTCCATGGAGTTCCGGGGAGGCACCGATTTAAGGCCGGCTCTGAAATCATCCATCAGAAAAATCCGGGATGATGGATACAAAAACGCCGATCTGCTTATCGTGTCCGATTTCCGGGTTCCAAAAATCATGATCAAACAGCACCCGGCCATGGAATCACTTCGGCGGGAGGGTAAAAACCGAATCCATGCCCTCACCATAGGGCAGTTTCCGGTGGAGGATCAGTACAATATTTTTGACAGCCGATGGCATTACCGGATATCCAGCAAGCAGATGCCCCTGGGAATTACCGGTCTGGTGGAATTGTGA
- a CDS encoding AAA family ATPase — translation MENILSHLLDGLYEREEAVRLSLLAALSGKSIFYLGPPGVAKSLIARKIASAFKDADFFEYLMGRFSTPDEIFGPVSIARLKHEDSYSRNIEGYLPGADIVFLDEIWKSSPPIQNTLLAALNERTFRNGDELIKIPMKCFIAASNEIKDDDESRAFWDRFLIRLEITAIRDPEFFKDLIRTPSDPEITEAPLAITPQEWSQWLDSSRTLRLSDDLVGMIGALRQSMNTEASEDGSFFISDRRWKQIAELLQTSAYFHGRNEANMVDAFIIPHCIWNNASNRQRVEEIFSEEISRMMFNSSINVIALQQKVESLKDAVNSRAYDDQEVTQFIPVRYDGEYFRFIPDQGNGDEDYRVWADDLEYLDERGELELFVYKSGNFYRTEVHPMRWTDKENWKLSGGPGSGIIEHQNEKTFTRVARELSTEDRKILGQEYRNRISRLEAAISHIDAELASCREQGSTHLFIPSHDLSPLMEGGRDKKQSVQQLLAEVLEIGRQEGLEEQDA, via the coding sequence TTGGAAAACATTTTAAGTCATCTCCTGGACGGCCTGTATGAGCGGGAGGAGGCGGTACGCCTCAGTCTTCTTGCGGCCCTTTCGGGAAAGAGCATCTTCTATTTGGGGCCTCCGGGGGTGGCCAAATCCCTCATTGCCCGAAAAATCGCATCGGCATTCAAGGATGCGGACTTTTTTGAGTATCTGATGGGAAGATTCTCCACTCCGGATGAAATTTTCGGACCTGTATCCATCGCCCGTCTGAAACATGAGGATAGCTACAGCAGAAATATTGAAGGGTACCTTCCCGGCGCCGACATTGTGTTCCTGGATGAAATATGGAAGTCCAGCCCGCCGATTCAAAATACACTGCTGGCTGCCCTGAATGAGCGAACTTTCCGCAACGGCGACGAGTTGATCAAAATCCCCATGAAATGCTTCATCGCAGCCAGCAACGAGATCAAGGATGACGATGAATCAAGGGCGTTCTGGGACAGGTTTCTTATCCGTCTGGAAATTACCGCCATCCGGGATCCGGAATTCTTTAAAGACCTGATCCGAACCCCGTCGGATCCAGAGATAACCGAAGCTCCCCTGGCCATCACCCCCCAGGAGTGGTCGCAATGGCTGGATTCCAGCCGAACCCTCAGACTCAGCGATGATCTGGTGGGTATGATCGGAGCACTGAGACAATCAATGAACACCGAAGCATCCGAGGATGGAAGCTTCTTTATTTCAGATAGACGCTGGAAGCAGATTGCCGAGCTTCTCCAGACGTCCGCCTATTTTCACGGCAGAAACGAAGCAAATATGGTGGATGCGTTCATCATCCCCCACTGCATATGGAACAATGCCTCAAACAGACAGCGGGTAGAAGAAATTTTTTCAGAAGAGATTTCGAGAATGATGTTCAACAGCAGCATTAATGTAATTGCGCTGCAGCAGAAAGTGGAAAGTCTCAAGGATGCGGTGAACTCCCGGGCCTACGATGATCAGGAAGTCACGCAGTTTATCCCGGTTCGCTATGACGGAGAGTACTTCCGGTTTATTCCCGACCAGGGAAACGGTGACGAGGATTACAGAGTTTGGGCTGACGACCTGGAATATCTTGATGAGCGGGGTGAACTGGAGCTCTTTGTGTACAAAAGCGGGAACTTCTACCGCACAGAAGTGCATCCGATGCGCTGGACCGATAAAGAAAACTGGAAGCTCAGCGGAGGACCGGGAAGCGGTATTATTGAACATCAGAACGAGAAAACCTTTACCCGGGTAGCCCGGGAACTGAGCACAGAGGACCGGAAAATCCTGGGGCAGGAGTATAGAAACCGCATCAGCAGGTTGGAAGCAGCCATTTCCCACATCGACGCTGAGCTTGCTTCCTGCCGGGAACAGGGCTCAACCCACCTGTTTATTCCCAGTCATGATTTAAGTCCGCTCATGGAAGGGGGAAGGGATAAAAAACAGTCCGTTCAGCAGCTTCTGGCAGAAGTTCTGGAAATCGGCAGGCAGGAAGGACTGGAAGAGCAGGACGCATGA
- a CDS encoding NUDIX hydrolase, giving the protein MNSRFQVHEYRKGRDIAHLDWKSGESRQVFTSRIFNVDSVHHSREDGRQGDFLRLNCPDWVNICAMTRDSRDRECLVMVRQYRHGNEQIALELPGGMVDSGEAIEDSARRELFEETGFSAGNIHHIGSSNPNAAFMGNTMHVFAAGELEFAGNRQLDDNEVLDVELVPIALLDRGEVPEFLVNGIMTLAWYYFATWMRRTGRMP; this is encoded by the coding sequence ATGAACAGTCGTTTCCAGGTACATGAGTACCGGAAAGGTCGGGATATCGCACATCTTGACTGGAAAAGCGGAGAGAGCAGGCAGGTATTCACCAGTCGGATATTCAATGTCGATTCGGTGCATCACTCCAGGGAGGATGGACGGCAGGGAGATTTTCTCAGACTCAACTGTCCGGATTGGGTAAATATCTGCGCAATGACCCGGGATTCCCGGGACAGGGAATGCCTGGTGATGGTTCGCCAGTACCGCCACGGGAACGAGCAGATCGCTCTGGAGCTTCCCGGGGGGATGGTTGATTCCGGAGAAGCAATTGAAGACTCTGCCCGCAGGGAACTGTTCGAGGAGACGGGGTTCAGTGCCGGGAATATCCACCATATCGGGTCGTCAAATCCGAATGCAGCCTTCATGGGGAACACCATGCATGTTTTTGCCGCCGGGGAATTGGAGTTTGCCGGAAACCGACAGCTGGATGACAACGAGGTTCTGGATGTTGAGCTGGTGCCCATTGCCTTGCTGGACAGGGGTGAAGTACCGGAATTCCTGGTTAACGGAATAATGACACTGGCCTGGTATTATTTCGCCACATGGATGCGGAGAACAGGGAGGATGCCATGA
- a CDS encoding acyl-CoA thioesterase, producing the protein MKEYDFVMEMEVRDYELDLQGIVNNAVYQNYLEHCRHKYLRAIGINFGEMHDDGMDPVVTRSEIDYIQSLRSGDLFYVGVKLSHEGRLRHVFHQEIVRLIDEAIICKAKITATVLKNGRPSPAPEFQQAAEEFRAREGVGFRV; encoded by the coding sequence ATGAAAGAGTATGATTTTGTCATGGAGATGGAAGTCCGTGACTACGAACTTGATCTTCAGGGAATAGTGAATAACGCAGTGTATCAGAACTATCTGGAGCATTGCCGTCATAAGTACCTGCGTGCCATCGGTATCAATTTCGGGGAAATGCACGACGACGGCATGGATCCTGTGGTTACCAGGTCCGAGATAGATTACATTCAGTCGCTGCGTTCTGGTGACCTTTTTTATGTGGGAGTGAAACTTTCCCACGAGGGAAGGCTGCGGCATGTTTTTCACCAGGAGATTGTCAGGCTCATCGATGAGGCAATTATCTGCAAGGCGAAAATCACTGCGACGGTTCTGAAAAACGGCCGTCCGTCTCCGGCTCCCGAGTTTCAGCAGGCTGCTGAAGAATTTCGCGCCCGCGAGGGTGTGGGTTTCAGGGTGTAA
- a CDS encoding NAD-dependent epimerase/dehydratase family protein → MFLVTGAFGLLGTELMKVIQETGSKALIIERPGAKIPPSLMHRIGNSIRKSIRKNIRKIPPKVSQRFFSKTAARYCSGGKMSPQPFLWLPLDISHPGWSRYLPADFHPEAIFHLAALIPPAADRNPLLSERVNLAATRELIQWAQAHASAVPFIFTSSVAVYGDRRHSGEIFPDDPLHPSPGDCYARHKIAAEQYLAESGLPWNILRMSYIVSPRKLRPDPLMFHMPLNTRIEVIHASDAACALLQAFQKFRSGEILNIGGGEWCRTVYREYLMEMLSIFGLNPAEIPDDLFSVEPFHCGWMNTRRSSSYLNYQHHTLLDYYLEVYGKKRRLRWSVHRFRRFIWRKILDGSGYFSALPEGRKSRMIMSLMKERMSFR, encoded by the coding sequence ATGTTTCTCGTTACAGGTGCCTTCGGGCTTCTGGGAACTGAATTGATGAAGGTAATTCAGGAGACAGGAAGCAAGGCGTTGATCATTGAGAGGCCGGGAGCAAAGATCCCCCCGTCGCTCATGCATAGAATCGGAAATAGTATCAGGAAAAGCATCAGGAAAAACATCAGGAAAATACCACCCAAGGTTTCACAGAGATTTTTCTCGAAGACGGCGGCTCGGTATTGTTCGGGTGGAAAAATGTCACCGCAGCCTTTTCTCTGGCTTCCGCTGGATATTTCCCATCCGGGGTGGAGCAGGTATCTGCCGGCGGATTTCCATCCGGAGGCGATTTTTCATCTGGCGGCACTTATTCCGCCTGCTGCTGATCGTAACCCCCTCCTTTCCGAGCGGGTGAATTTGGCGGCAACCAGGGAACTGATCCAATGGGCACAGGCTCATGCATCCGCCGTTCCATTTATATTCACTTCAAGCGTAGCGGTATACGGCGACAGGAGACACAGCGGTGAGATTTTTCCGGATGATCCGCTGCATCCCAGCCCCGGCGACTGTTATGCCCGTCATAAAATTGCCGCAGAGCAATATCTTGCAGAGAGCGGGCTGCCCTGGAATATTTTGCGAATGAGCTACATTGTTTCCCCCCGGAAACTCAGACCGGATCCCCTGATGTTTCATATGCCCCTGAATACGAGGATCGAAGTGATCCATGCATCGGATGCCGCCTGTGCCCTGTTGCAGGCCTTTCAGAAATTCAGGTCAGGCGAAATTTTGAATATAGGTGGAGGCGAATGGTGCAGGACGGTGTATCGGGAATACCTTATGGAGATGCTCAGTATTTTCGGTCTGAATCCTGCTGAAATCCCGGATGATCTGTTCTCCGTTGAGCCGTTTCACTGCGGTTGGATGAACACCCGCAGGAGCAGCTCATATCTGAATTATCAGCATCATACTCTGCTTGACTATTACCTGGAGGTGTATGGGAAAAAACGGCGTCTCAGATGGAGCGTCCACCGTTTCCGGCGATTCATCTGGAGGAAAATCCTGGATGGATCGGGCTATTTTTCTGCTCTGCCTGAAGGACGTAAATCCCGGATGATAATGTCTCTGATGAAAGAGAGAATGTCCTTCCGTTGA